A part of Drosophila ananassae strain 14024-0371.13 chromosome 2R, ASM1763931v2, whole genome shotgun sequence genomic DNA contains:
- the LOC6507217 gene encoding uncharacterized protein LOC6507217, which yields MPLLEAPAEYLESSPEHSLQAELPVLLANPPGPAAMAQLRLPPPEVRLNQQNPAQQQQQRAQLNRRQLGRRNSFDRDVATIEETQHFPAFVHLLPVVLPQQAPEPTLDELLRRVTQRTDLEAVESVRLRVISYTISLSRLSLFLPRLQTLDLSGSVLSSLRDLGYGLLQLTRLDISNCGLNSFDGTSGLPSIRVLIADGNMIQRVDPLAELTHLRVLRARSNRISELGLLSFLGMCPQLQEVELQGNPVCRLPLYRSVLARSVPTLLLLDGRALNAPALPAESEEAPSPPSSEADSSESASQRPATAPVAERNVTQIRRQFSASSASTPVAGSVLGLVRQRRRRSGHAWVSSSSGSSASSSVSSASSTRAPSVSSCSSHSSLDMQSSAYHFSPQSTLE from the exons ATGCCCCTCCTGGAGGCACCTGCCGAGTATCTGGAGTCCTCGCCGGAGCACTCCCTGCAAGCGGAACTGCCGGTGCTATTGGCGAATCCCCCCGGACCGGCAGCAATGGCCCAACTCCGTTTGCCGCCGCCCGAGGTCCGACTCAACCAGCAGAATCCcgcccagcagcaacagcagcgggCGCAGCTCAACCGACGGCAACTTGGTCGCCGAAACTCCTTCGACCGGGACGTGGCCACTATCGAGGAGACACAACACTTTCCGGCCTTTGTACACCTGCTGCCCGTCGTGTTGCCCCAGCAGGCTCCGGAGCCGACCTTGGATGAGTTGCTG CGCCGTGTTACTCAGCGCACGGACCTGGAGGCCGTGGAGTCGGTGCGCCTGCGCGTGATCTCCTACACAATCAGCCTGTCCCGGCTATCACTCTTCCTGCCGCGCCTCCAGACCCTCGACCTGAGCGGCAGTGTGCTGAGTTCCCTGCGCGACTTGGGCTACGGCTTGCTCCAGCTGACCCGGCTGGACATCAGTAACTGCGGCCTGAACAGCTTCGACGGCACCAGCGGCCTGCCCAGCATCCGGGTGCTCATCGCCGACGGGAATATGATACAGCGCGTTGATCCCCTGGCGGAGCTAACACACCTCCGGGTGCTAAGAGCTCGCAGCAACCGGATCAGTGAGCTGGGACTACTCTCCTTCCTGGGCATGTGTCCCCAGTTGCAGGAAGTGGAGTTGCAGGGTAATCCCGTTTGCCGGCTTCCGTTATACCGTTCCGTGTTGGCTCGCAGCGTGCCCACACTGCTTCTCCTGGATGGACGTGCTCTGAACGCTCCAGCACTACCAGCCGAAAGCGAGGAAGCTCCTTCACCGCCCTCCAGCGAGGCCGACAGCTCCGAATCGGCATCACAACGCCCCGCCACCGCTCCCGTGGCAGAACGCAATGTCACCCAGATTCGACGTCAGTTTTCAGCCAGCTCTGCCTCCACTCCGGTGGCTGGATCGGTTTTGGGTCTCGTGCGTCAGCGACGGCGTCGCAGTGGCCACGCCTGGGTGAGCTCTTCGAGTGGCTCCAGTGCATCCTCCTCCGTCTCGTCGGCCTCCTCCACGCGGGCTCCGTCGGTTAGTTCGTGCTCCTCCCACAGCAGCCTCGACATGCAGTCCTCCGCCTATCACTTTAGTCCGCAATCCACACTGGAGTAG
- the LOC6507838 gene encoding glutamate receptor ionotropic, delta-1, which translates to MATGIELLVAAALCVACPALNESLPANLIQVDSDNVPLPTEQPIDMEASDAGLDEDVPAETLETLINKKIKLREMRDWIGGKHLRIATLEDYPLSYTELLENGSRIGHGVSFQIIDFLKKKFNFTYEVYVPQDNIIGSPTDFDRSLIEMVNKSVVDLAAAFIPSLSEQRKFVYYSTTTLDEGEWIMVMQRPRESASGSGLLAPFEFWVWILILVSLLAVGPIIYVLIILRNRLTGDSNQQPYSLGHCAWFVYGALMKQGSTLSPIADSTRLLFATWWIFITILTSFYTANLTAFLTLSKFTLPYNTVNDILTKNKHFVSMRGGGVEYAIRTTNESLSMLNRMILNNYAVFSDETNDTFNLQNYVERNGYVFVRDRPAINIMLYQDYLYRKTISFSDEKIHCPFAMAKEPFLKKKRTFAYPIGSNLSQLFDPELLNLVESGIVKHLSAKDLPSAEICPQDLGGTERQLRNGDLMMTYYIMLAGFATSLAVFTTELLFRYVNSRQEANKWARHGVGRTPNGQSVAPSRWLRGWRRQDSGNRQLLGASTHGQNVTPPPPYQSIFSGNGHGDSLANRWRRPPIGNGNGVLLGGGASDSGVRRLINGRDYMVYRNSNGQSQLVPVRSPSAALFQYTYTE; encoded by the exons ATGGCCACTGGCATCGAGCTACTGGTGGCCGCCGCCCTCTGCGTCGCGTGTCCGGCGCTGAACGAATCTCTGCCCGCTAATCTCATCCAGGTGGACAGTGATAATGTCCCCTTGCCCACCGAACAGCCCATCGACATGGAGGCCTCCGATGCTGGACTGGACGAGGATGTGCCGGCGGAGACCCTGGAGACGCTAATCAACAAGAAGATTAAGTTGCGCGAAATGCGGGACTGGATCGGTGGGAAGCATTTAAGAATCGCAACCCTCGAGGATTATCCGCTCAGCTATACGGAACTGTTGGAGAATGGTTCTCGGATCGGGCATGGCGTGTCCTTTCAGATAATCGACTTCCTGAAGAAGAAATTCAACTTCACGTACGAGGTGTATGTGCCTCAGGACAACATCATCGGATCGCCCACCGACTTTGATCGAAGTCTCATCGAGATGGTCAATAAAAGC GTTGTGGACCTGGCTGCTGCCTTTATACCCTCGTTGTCGGAACAACGGAAGTTCGTCTACTACTCGACCACCACTCTGGACGAGGGCGAGTGGATAATGGTGATGCAGCGTCCGAGGGAATCGGCTAGTGGGTCCGGTCTACTGGCTCCCTTTGAGTTCTGGGTGTGGATCCTAATTCTGGTCTCACTACTGGCCGTCGGACCAATCATATATGTCCTGATCATATTGAGGAATCGTCTGACCGGCGACTCCAACCAGCAGCCGTACTCGTTGGGGCACTGTGCCTGGTTCGTCTACGGGGCACTGATGAAGCAGGGCAGCACCTTGTCGCCCATTGCCG ACTCGACCCGGCTGCTATTCGCCACCTGGTGGATATTCATCACGATATTAACCTCCTTCTATACGGCCAACCTGACCGCCTTCCTCACCCTCTCCAAGTTCACCCTGCCGTACAACACGGTCAATGATATCCTGACCAAGAACAAGCACTTTGTCTCGATGCGTGGTGGCGGGGTGGAGTATGCCATTCGAACG ACTAACGAGTCCCTGTCGATGCTTAACCGTATGATTCTAAACAATTATGCCGTGTTCTCGGACGAGACCAACGACACCTTCAACTTGCAAAACTATGTGGAGAGAAATGGATATGTATTCGTTCGAGATCGGCCGGCAATCAATATAATGCTCTACCAGGACTACTTGTATCGCAAAACCATCAGCTTCAGCGACGAGAAAATCCACTGTCCTTTTGCAATGGCCAAGGAGCCATTTCTTAAAAAGAAACGCACCTTCGCCTATCCGATTGGTTCGAATTTGAGTCAGCTCTTTGATCCTGA ATTGCTCAACCTAGTGGAGTCGGGCATTGTGAAGCATTTGTCGGCCAAGGACCTGCCAAGTGCGGAGATATGTCCCCAGGATTTGGGAGGAACGGAGCGACAACTTCGAAATGGAGATTTG ATGATGACTTACTACATAATGCTGGCAGGATTTGCCACCTCGCTGGCGGTTTTCACCACGGAGCTGTTGTTCCGCTACGTGAACAGCCGCCAGGAGGCCAACAAGTGGGCACGTCATGGAGTTGGGCGGACGCCCAACGGTCAGTCGGTGGCTCCGTCCCGATGGCTCCGTGGTTGGCGGCGCCAGGACAGCGGAAACCGACAGCTGTTGGGCGCCTCCACCCATGGCCAGAATGTCACACCACCGCCGCCATATCAGAGCATCTTCAGTGGCAACGGACATGGAGACTCACTGGCCAACCGCTGGCGACGGCCACCTATTGGCAACGGAAATGGTGTCCTTCTGGGCGGTGGTGCCTCAGATTCTGGTGTCCGGCGACTGATCAACGGACGCGACTACATGGTGTACCGCAACAGCAACGGTCAGAGTCAGCTGGTTCCGGTACGATCCCCATCGGCGGCACTGTTCCAGTACACCTACACCGAGTAG
- the LOC6507836 gene encoding uncharacterized protein LOC6507836, with product MREDKNTFQALAISFLLVLPTCLALPYASSGGNDIDVDNSGGGRPVDYHTVVGHLKDFFMYMPVMMTTLKETMSGFPKFAEGMRILTSGKGRADGEDCKCNQNGLGSGEILDSNSRFG from the exons ATGAGAGAAGACAAGAATACATTTCAGGCTCTCGCAATAAGTTTTTTATTGG TTCTACCCACCTGCCTGGCCCTCCCGTATGCCTCATCTGGAGGCAATGATATTGATGTTGATAACTCAGGCGGTGGACGACCTGTGGACTACCACACTGTTGTGGGCCACTTGAAGGACTTCTTCATGTATATGCCAGTGATGATGACCACGCTGAAAGAGACCATGTCCGGTTTCCCGAAATTCGCCGAGGGCATGCGTATCCTGACCTCCGGAAAAGGACGAGCCGATGGCGAGGACTGCAAGTGCAATCAGAATGGACTGGGCAGTGGGGAAATCTTGGATTCCAATAGTCGATTTGGGTGA
- the LOC6507218 gene encoding histone H2A yields the protein MSGRGKGGKVNGKAKSRSTRAGLQFPVGRIHRLLRKGNYADRIGAGAPVYLAAVMEYLAAEVLELAGNAARDNKKTRIIPRHVQLAIRNDEELNKLLSGVTLAEGGVLPKIQAVLLPKKTDNKAPI from the coding sequence ATGTCTGGACGCGGAAAAGGAGGAAAAGTTAACGGAAAGGCCAAATCCCGCTCGACTCGTGCCGGACTTCAATTCCCGGTCGGACGCATTCACCGTCTGCTCCGCAAAGGAAACTATGCTGATCGCATCGGAGCTGGTGCTCCAGTTTACTTGGCTGCTGTAATGGAATACCTCGCTGCTGAGGTTCTCGAGTTGGCTGGCAATGCTGCCCGTGACAACAAGAAGACTAGGATCATTCCTCGCCATGTCCAGTTGGCCATCCGCAACGATGAAGAGTTGAACAAGCTGCTATCTGGTGTTACTCTGGCTGAGGGTGGAGTGCTTCCTAAAATCCAAGCAGTTCTTCTACCCAAGAAGACCGACAATAAGGCACCCATCTAA
- the LOC6507835 gene encoding phospholipase B1, membrane-associated yields the protein MKMSSSHRRLIFCGLLFLISFLGGVTSQRTSLDVALKNVYRPLRLLGLAFTGRSGDDPQNVQRVRNAGKTQKSNPRTRALLEFCDAEHGPGRRSEERPTSVHRLRPGDIDVIGAMGDSLTAGNGIFATNLLHVTVENRGVVWSIGGQYNWRKYLTLPNILKEFNPKLYGYAIKDGLSTDRTSRFDVAELAAMSRDMPYMAKVLVKRMQRDPNVNMTQDWKLVTLFIGNNDFCTDICYYPEPEKTVEWHERNMLKTYRYLRDNVPRLMLNVVPAPNLRFLTNLMGLPPVCYNTLRFECPCLVGKGKAQLDYLEAIMKRWIAKDYEIANREEFNTETFTINVQPFSQFRDFPRTRSGQTDTRFFSEDCFHLSQRGHASAANSIWNNMLELPGEKGGFVTQLFETFRCPSEQRPYLITRENSRPEFVV from the exons ATGAAG ATGTCATCGAGTCATCGTCGTCTTATTTTTTGCGGGTTGCTCTTCCTGATCTCCTTCCTAGGCGGTGTGACGTCACAGCGGACGTCACTGGACGTGGCTCTGAAGAATGTGTACCGTCCCCTACGATTGCTGGGACTGGCCTTCACCGGACGATCTGGCGACGATCCACAAAACGTGCAACGCGTTCGAAATGCAGGG AAAACCCAAAAATCCAATCCACGGACTCGAGCACTACTGGAGTTCTGCGACGCGGAGCACGGACCCGGAAGACGGAGTGAGGAGCGACCGACTAGTGTCCATCGTCTTCGGCCCGGAGACATTGATGTAATTGGCGCAATGGGCGACTCTTTGACTGCCGGCAACGGAATCTTTGCCACGAATCTGCTGCATGTGACTGTGGAGAACAGGGGTGTGGTCTGGTCGATTGGAGGACAATACAATTGGCGCAAGTACCTTACGCTGCCCAACATCCTCAAGGAGTTCAACCCGAAGCTGTATGGCTATGCCATCAAGGACGGCCTGTCGACGGATCGGACCTCTCGATTCGATGTCGCCGAACTGGCAGCCATGTCCCGGGACATGCCGTACATGGCCAAGGTCCTGGTCAAGCGGATGCAGCGCGATCCCAACGTTAACATGACCCAGGACTGGAAACTGGTTACTCTCTTCATTGGAAATAACGACTTTTGCACGGACATTTGCTATTATCCGGAGCCGGAGAAGACTGTGGAGTGGCATGAACGGAATATGCTGAAAACCTACCGATACCTCAGGGACAATGTTCCCCGCCTCATGCTGAACGTGGTGCCCGCGCCCAATCTCCGGTTTCTTACCAATCTCATGGGTCTTCCTCCAGTTTGTTACAATACCCTGCGCTTCGAGTGTCCCTGTTTGGTGGGGAAGGGGAAGGCTCAGCTGGATTATTTGGAGGCGATTATGAAGCGCTGGATTGCCAAGGACTACGAGATTGCCAATCGGGAGGAGTTTAACACGGAG ACTTTTACAATCAACGTGCAGCCCTTCTCCCAGTTCCGGGACTTTCCCCGTACCCGTTCTGGCCAAACGGATACACGATTCTTTTCGGAGGACTGCTTCCATCTATCCCAGCGGGGCCACGCCTCGGCGGCCAACTCGATCTGGAATAATATGCTGGAGCTGCCGGGCGAAAAGGGCGGATTCGTCACCCAGCTCTTCGAGACTTTCCGATGTCCGAGCGAGCAAAGACCATACCTCATTACCCGGGAGAATAGTCGTCCGGAGTTTGTTGTCTAA
- the LOC6507219 gene encoding ADP-dependent glucokinase, with protein sequence MITERSKMTALRYMGWLTGCSVLTAFVSIIWQAFLSLQSLNRTTVLLSGLLAIESGLKRTAQEPAPRVAIGYGACTDLQINATEFLDRFYGRRIPIATSAGSRAILHNEDELLQSFAYYFQNGAAAERVMANGTLFKQLLGYAKVMDKERIQWYMGGNAPLMAVRFFMEGADVLLGAHMSRKLRPLLPKEIRLAGDEIPDDDIHIILEYQAGDTWGSYVAPRANRYILHNDRNNPHLRAVEQLTLALKEYHPQLLVVSGLQMMDMFSFNPGEREERLLQVQRQLTSQPNDTLNHFEMASYVELRLLQQLRQFVLPYVDSLGMNEQELANLQQVLSHGLTTLATDWNPRIAHTLDLMRQVFISLLEDHKETSAGDPDRRRISRIHVHTLAYQAILTTAGSKWKNTRAAAAKAALTAHRYVCKSQFINPEAVQQVLDDSFATSAQADAPRMRIGAASPVPCWSEYIEFGKQRQRLEVEICVAPVLVCREARKTAGAGDNISASGLAAQL encoded by the exons ATGATAACAGAGCGGAGCAAAATGACCGCCCTACGCTACATGGGATGGCTCACCGGCTGCTCCGTGCTGACCGCCTTTGTGTCCATTATCTGGCAGGCGTTTCTCTCGCTTCAGTCTCTCAACCGGACCACGGTTCTATTATCCGGCCTTTTGGCCATCGAAAGTGGCCTTAAACGAACCGCCCAGGAGCCGGCACCCCGAGTGGCTATCGGGTATGGAGCCTGTACGGATCTGCAGATAAATGCTACCGAGTTTCTGGATCGCTTTTACGGGCGGCGGATTCCAATCGCCACCTCTGCCGGATCGCGGGCGATTCTCCACAACGAGGATGAGCTGCTGCAGTCCTTTGCCTACTATTTCCAGAATGGAGCTGCCGCGGA GCGCGTCATGGCCAATGGTACTCTATTCAAGCAGCTCCTGGGTTACGCCAAGGTGATGGACAAGGAGAGGATCCAGTGGTACATGGGCGGCAATGCCCCTCTGATGGCGGTGCGCTTTTTTATGGAAGGTGCTGACGTTCTATTGGGCGCCCACATGTCCAGAAA ACTGCGACCACTTCTGCCCAAGGAGATACGATTGGCTGGCGATGAGATCCCCGACGATGATATACATATCATATTGGAATACCAGGCTGGTGACACTTGGGGTTCCTACGTGGCGCCCCGAGCTAATCGCTATATTCTTCATAATGACCGGAACAATCCACACCTTCGAGCTGTGGAGCAATTGACACTGGCGCTTAAGGAATATCATCCGCAACTATTGGTGGTCAGCGGGCTGCAGATGATGGACATGTTTAGCTTTAATCCTGGCGAACGGGAAGAGCGATTGCTTCAAGTGCAGCGCCAATTAACTAGTCAGCCGAATGACACCCTGAATCACTTTGAAATGGCCTCCTACGTGGAGCTACGTTTGCTGCAACAGCTGCGCCAGTTCGTCCTGCCATACGTCGACTCCTTGGGCATGAACGAGCAGGAGCTGGCCAATTTGCAGCAGGTGCTTTCCCACGGTCTGACGACGCTGGCCACTGACTGGAATCCACGCATCGCCCACACCCTCGACCTGATGCGGCAGGTCTTTATTAGCTTGTTGGAGGATCATAAAGAGACAAGTGCCGGCGATCCAGATCGTCGACGCATCTCTCGGATTCACGTACACACGTTGGCCTACCAGGCCATCCTTACCACAGCCGGCTCCAAATGGAAAAACACTCGTGCGGCGGCAGCCAAGGCGGCACTCACAGCCCATCGTTACGTCTGCAAGTCGCAGTTT ATTAATCCGGAAGCTGTGCAGCAGGTTTTGGACGACAGCTTTGCTACTTCGGCCCAAGCAGATGCTCCACGCATGCGGATTGGTGCCGCTAGTCCGGTGCCGTGCTGGAGCGAGTACATCGAATTCGGAAAACAACGACAACGCCTGGAGGTTGAGATCTGTGTGGCACCGGTGCTGGTGTGCCGTGAGGCCAGAAAAACAGCCGGAGCTGGTGACAACATATCCGCCTCGGGACTGGCGGCACAGTTGTAG
- the LOC6507222 gene encoding delta-1-pyrroline-5-carboxylate dehydrogenase, mitochondrial — MLKLGSVATPLRCAPLWRRLGTAASITGEAKRVEREKIVRNSNRLQDEVDRSVPCLEEPANERNEKLLLSHAIHEVQRRPIEIPSIVGDEPIFTMDNQRLSCPHHLQTVLAQVYFANRTQIESAIKSALVAQGTWSLVPSTERLDIWRKAVAIIEADELRIRAYLMMTLSKTSEDATNDIQRLLSSLRANADYLEHLAELRFEIQGDLNVFPSFHLRPMDGFVAALAPFESIALSAGLAFCPALMGNTVLWNPSLEVAPVSYLIYQAFQQAGLPPGVVNFIPSNRRLFLNTITNAVHFAGLNFHASAEEYKYVHKLVGDKMDRYICFPRIVAECPGQNFHFVHSSANVDSVCEATVQAAFGYAGQYSNSLSRMYVPSSMWFQLRDKLVEATKKLHIGDPVEPETDMGALININAYQQMQKLLHRTENLEHLCGGVCDDSIGMFVQPTIVQVTDPLDPLLCEPFAGPFLPVFVYADDAFSEALKLAANQSRYALSGSVFACRDEVILHCLNQLRMSASNLYVNERCTGSNLGLTPFGGNRLSGTNDKSGSAYFLMRWCSPLLIEETVDGPVQAQGSRLV, encoded by the coding sequence ATGCTTAAGCTGGGCTCCGTGGCCACACCCTTACGCTGTGCTCCTCTGTGGCGACGGTTGGGTACGGCCGCCAGCATCACCGGCGAAGCAAAGCGGGTTGAACGGGAGAAGATAGTACGGAACTCCAACAGACTCCAGGATGAGGTGGATCGCAGCGTGCCGTGTCTGGAAGAGCCAGCCAATGAACGGAACGAAAAGTTGTTGCTCAGCCACGCCATTCACGAAGTGCAGCGTCGTCCCATCGAGATACCCAGCATAGTTGGTGACGAACCGATCTTCACCATGGATAACCAGCGACTGTCCTGCCCTCACCACCTGCAGACGGTCCTGGCACAAGTGTATTTCGCCAATCGCACCCAAATCGAGTCGGCCATCAAGTCGGCTCTCGTGGCACAGGGCACCTGGAGCCTCGTACCCTCCACCGAGCGCCTGGATATCTGGCGCAAGGCTGTCGCGATCATTGaggcggacgagctgcggatACGCGCATACCTGATGATGACCCTCAGCAAGACATCCGAAGACGCAACCAACGACATCCAGCGGTTGCTCAGCTCGCTGCGAGCCAACGCCGACTACCTGGAGCACCTCGCTGAGCTGCGCTTTGAGATCCAGGGGGATCTGAATGTGTTTCCCAGCTTCCACCTTCGACCAATGGACGGCTTTGTCGCCGCCCTGGCTCCATTCGAGTCGATAGCCCTGTCGGCCGGTTTGGCCTTTTGTCCGGCTCTCATGGGCAACACGGTGCTGTGGAATCCCTCTCTTGAGGTGGCGCCCGTCAGCTATCTCATCTACCAGGCGTTCCAGCAGGCGGGCCTACCGCCCGGCGTTGTTAACTTCATTCCATCCAATAGACGTCTATTCCTCAACACCATCACCAATGCCGTCCACTTTGCTGGCTTGAACTTCCATGCCAGTGCCGAGGAGTACAAGTACGTGCACAAGCTGGTGGGGGATAAAATGGATCGGTATATCTGCTTCCCGCGGATAGTGGCGGAGTGTCCAGGACAGAACTTTCATTTCGTGCATTCCAGCGCCAACGTCGACTCTGTTTGTGAAGCCACCGTTCAGGCGGCATTCGGATATGCCGGCCAGTACTCTAATTCGTTGTCCCGCATGTACGTGCCATCCTCCATGTGGTTCCAGCTCCGGGACAAACTGGTGGAAGCCACAAAGAAGTTGCATATTGGAGATCCCGTTGAGCCGGAAACGGATATGGGCGCTTTGATTAACATCAACGCGTACCAACAGATGCAGAAGCTCTTGCATCGCACCGAAAACCTGGAGCATCTGTGTGGGGGGGTGTGCGACGACAGCATTGGGATGTTTGTCCAGCCAACGATAGTCCAGGTGACGGATCCGCTTGATCCTCTGCTTTGCGAGCCGTTCGCCGGCCCCTTCCTGCCCGTCTTTGTCTACGCGGACGACGCATTCAGTGAGGCCCTCAAGCTCGCCGCCAACCAGTCTCGCTATGCGCTTTCCGGCTCCGTGTTCGCTTGCCGCGACGAGGTCATCCTGCACTGCCTCAACCAGCTGCGTATGTCGGCCAGTAATCTTTACGTGAACGAGCGCTGCACCGGCAGCAACCTGGGACTGACACCGTTCGGTGGCAATCGCCTGTCCGGGACCAACGACAAGTCCGGCTCGGCGTACTTCCTCATGCGCTGGTGTTCGCCGCTGCTGATTGAGGAGACGGTGGACGGCCCTGTTCAGGCCCAGGGCTCAAGGCTTGTTTGA